The genomic stretch TGATTGTTGATTTCTTTCTTAGCACCAACACCTTCTCCATgcactcaagaaaaaaaataaaaaaggaaaaccttCTTCCACAGAAAGATCAGAGAGTTCTACCTAAACAATAGGTTGTTTCATCACCTCTACTAAAGCacttgttttgattattttacaGCACATTCTACGAAAATAATTTATCTTGATTTTACAAAGGGGGTTTCCTTTATAGAGCTTGCCCTGCCCAGCACATGTATCCAACTCACTACTTTTCTGGTAAGCTAAATCATTCCAAGCATCAGTTTAGTTAAGTAAGATGGTAGAcctttttcatattatttgACTCAAATATATTTTACTAACTCCTATTGTCTTTGTATGGTACACATCAGCCCCTCAGCGTTCTTTTACCTACATATCAGACGAAAAACAACCCAGACCCTTGTCCCTTAtatcactactttttaaaaccTAAGCAAGTCCAATCTAAAATTTGTAATTTCTATTCGACCAAACCCTTAAAAGTTTCAGGACTTTCGTTTTTCACTTGCAACTACAAACAATACGGCATTTCAGTTGCTTCAGAAGGAACTTTAAATGATAGACAAATAGAATACTGCAACTTACTGGAGTGGCAGGTGGTCGGGGAGCACCACATTTTTCACGATTGCAAACAATTCTAAACCCGAAGTTAACGTTCCCACACTTGGGACAGGTCCAATCTCCATCACTCCGAGAACCTGGCATAGATAAGTTCAATAGTTACAAACTAAAAAACCGGAAAAGACTGATTACATGAATAACAGACAATTGTTTAGGGCTAGATAAATGAAAACCAGTATTAATCCTCAACGGAAGCTATAAACAATGAATTGGCCATGTTTACTGAGTACACTGGTCCGATTTGAACCATTTCAAAAAAGGAACCTCAACATACGAGTCTGTGAAGGAGTAAAAAAGAACTGCTCCAAAATGTGAATAAAGCTATTAATGTTATGATTGGCAAGTCGTTACTGGTCAAAGCTGGTTACAAAATGAGAATAATCATGTAAACTACTACTGAGTACCTATCAATTCTTCTAGGACATCATGTCAAATTAACTAATGAAACCTCTAGTGTATAGTACCTTTAGTCAAACCAGGATGGATTTCATCCTCTGAATCAGAATAAAACCTCTAGTCCAACTCTTGTACAATTACTTTCTTCATCCCCGGCATCATTCCTCAAAATGATTTGCCTTTAAGAAACACATAATTTATAGCAAAGCGAAACCTGGCAACAGAGTTTCGCACACTATCCAGCAAATACCTTAAAATAACGCcttttacacacacacacacacacacacacacacacacacgcacagacagagagagagagagaatccaATATGTCACACTAATAACAACAACACAACGAAATTTTCAAAGACTTTAACATTCAACGTGAGCCAAACTTAAAATTATATACTGCATTATATGTTGTCAAACACGACCCACAAAGAAAACATAGAATTCAAAGACTACAGCTAATCAAAAGGGTAAAAATATGTTAATTTCCCTATTAACCATCTACTACTTAAGTGATTAGTGAAACCAAAATAGCATAATGAAactaataataagtaaatatcAAATACCCTTATGTGTATTATATGTCATCAAACATGACCCACATAGAAAAACATCAAATTTCAAAGACTACAGCTAATCAAAAGGGCAACCATATGCTAAGTTTCCCTATTAACCATCTAACTTATGTGATTAGTGAAACCAAAATAGCAAAAAGAAGCTAAAAACTAACAATCACGTTAAAAAATTGACCCTGCAAGCATTAAAAGGAAACCCCATTGGATTAAACTTACCATCATTACGAGACCTCTTCGATCCAAATGGACCCCGATTGTTATCAAcctatacaagagaaaaaaaaaatgaagaaaaacaaataagcATATAAATAAATAGACACCCAGAAAAGAATAGTCATGTAAGAAAGAGAATTGAGGGTTGGAAAAGaattaaacacacacacaaacactcAAACCATATACTCACAAATACATATGTATTACTCAGAAAGAAGAGTACCCACCTTCGTAGAAGCCATTCACAAagctcagagagagagaaagagggaggaCAGTAGAGAGGACAGCGAAATCTGTGAGTCTGTGACCGTGAAGTCCGCTGTCGTTTTTATGTTTAGGGAAAAGGGAGGGACTTTCTCAGTAAAGGTCTGTTTGGCTGCAGGGGAGACAGTACTCTTgcggttttattttttaatctggTTTGGGACTTGGGAGTGTCCCAAAATAAGTcaatttttagaaattaaattaataattttgcatttcaaaatgctagaagaataatttttttaaaaaaagtatatatatattaataatttttcatttcaaaatgcgaaaagaataatttttaaataaaaataaaatctaaaaattaaaattaatatttaaataaaaaaatgttttaattaaatttgatgtTTTAGGCCTCCAAATCTATCGAGCCCGCTTGCAACTACTATATGGAACACTCAAGGGAAAGAGATTTTCCTTTCCTTTGCATTCCTAACCCTTCtaatctctctctttgtttattTGCAAGCctctcataataataataataataggatAATAATATGATagagttttcttctaaattgagtttgataaatttctttcaacttagtttataaaaataacgtCCTCAAGGGGTAGTTTAATCGACTAGAAACCACGTCTTATGAAACCttttgtatggacatgtcaaaaaaaaaaaaatctataaaaatgacatgtgtctatttttttaataacaagtgatatgcacatgagtttttaataaaatgtatttcaatTTGTCCCtgatattaaaaaagcatgtgcttTTCATATGTTAACATGAcacattatttttatagacttggttgaaagaaattatttCAACCCAACTTAGAAGAAAACTctattcataataataataagaagaataaTATAGCGtaacaaaatttatatttcaTACCATAAATGCTGCAACAAATtattagtatatatatgtgtataagTAATGGACTATTATTGAAAAGGCTTCACATGTCAAGCATGTAACATTCAATTTGTGTTGGACTTTTGAGTGTCAATACCCATGTTGTCTAATATTGACGAGAATGACCAAACCAAAATTTTTCATTTGGAGGAACCAAAATATGAATGAGGGGTCAAATTTAATTTTCCACAAAGACTAATCTTAATTGTTAAGCCTAAAAATACGCatatttaacttaataaaaaaattaaaagaaaatttgaaaacaaaggGAAGCCATGACTACTCTTGATATGTATCTAGTTCCGTCACTATCAATGAATAAGAATAATATTGCTTTTTGCACTTATTTTTGTATTGGCTTATGTGACATGTTATAAGCTTTTCTTTTGGTATGGTTTGATTTAACATAcgaagtcacttaaaacacaaaataagtGTGATAAATAAGTGTAAAGAGTAGCACTACTCAATGAGTAATATTGCAATTACACACACATGTCATGATCGATAATTGTGAGTAATAAATGAAACTCTCATCCAGGTCACGTGCatataataataagataatgcTAAAAACCACATTTTTGTCCTACAATTATCCTACAATACTTATGTGATAGTCCCAACCAACTcttcaataatttcttttaacaaaaacttatcCAAATGTCATTTACGATTGCCATATTAACATTGTGAAATAGTTGCaatataaaaatgtagtttctagctACTATTTATACTTATTTATCACACATATATCACATCGGTTTACATAATGTGTTTCTTAGCCTTCTCATGTTAGTTACTTAAAACATATTACGTTAGTTAGTATGATATGAGTATGAAAAGTAACattacacaaaaataaaacaaaatcactcCAAAGGGCTTTAATTGAAGTTGTTGGAGATGCAGACTTTTGAACTAGAGTAATGATACTTTTTATACCTATTTATCACACATTTCAAAAtaggatcttctccatttcatttgaaattgagagtatctaATTAGTGTTTTTTGAAAGGATAAAAttgccattttaatttttttagacaattttacATATCTAAAATACActaactagatactctctattttcatttgaaatggagagaatcattTTCCACACATTTTCATGTCGGCTGATGTGGCATATTTTAAATGCCTTCCTATGCCAACtacttaaaaaattgttagccaCTTTGTTAATATGGCATTGCCAATcaactatcattttttttaaaaaaaaaataagagttaatctaatggttaattgaCATTATCATATCACtaaattgagataaaaatataacatttctccaaaataatatatatgaataaaGTTCTTTCTTTAGGTTTTAACTCATTAAATTAATAAGCTTTGTCCCAAAATTTAACTTTAACACCAGCACAAACACCTTTATATGAAAAACTAGAATCCATGAATTCATCTATACTATGTATAAAAAcatgaatttctcaaaatccaaattaaatccCAAAATACCTTTAGTGATTTCAAATATCTGTTGTAAATTAAAGAAGAACAGAAACTAAAATAACAGGTAAACCAAAAGGGAAAAGATTAATATTTATGATGAAGGTTTCATAcctatgaaaataaaataaaacacacttaATCTTATGCATGCTGGAGATTTGAAAGATGGGACCTCATCCATATCTACACTATCAGTGTTGCTATCCAATCAATAAAAGAAGAGGCTACTAGGCATACAAATTCTACATTTTTGCTTTTATATACTTTCTGTCACATAAGCATGAAATTGCCATTGACACCAGACTCAAAGCACTTAACTGACATCAAACTTTTCAATGATTTCAAAATGCATTTGCatatcagaaaaataaaatttctaacaGACATCTAATTCCCTCCACTCTGAGATTGGGATTCAAGCAAATGAACTAATTGGTCCTCTTCAGTGCGAGCCCAGATTCAGCTACTTGTATGAGGCTGTAGGAGACTCTCTGAATCACATCATGGTCAGTTAGATATGCACCAGAAGAATTCAAACCAACATCCAAGTAATGGATCTCAGAGATGCTGTTTAAAAGGCTTTCTTTTGTATTAGGTCTGATTTAAAGGGTTTGGCTCAGAGAAGCTGTTTAAAGGgcttggctcaagtggtaagtcATTTGACCTTCATACCTCATGAAGCATCAGGCCAAAGGTTCGACCTCccttgagtgcaaacaatttcttaggACTATACCCATAGTTGAAAGCCTGAATTTTACCCAACCCGTGTGAGGGGCCATGAATGTTTTGGGTTGAGATAGACATGATGCAGATGCACTGGCTGGCTGTTGTTCTTCCTGTCTACTAGAAATTGCATTCTTTACCTGCcttggaaaaaaaatgatggaaacCATTAAATGTTAGGAATGAGTAGGAGTTTTAAAAATGTTTAACAATCATTGAAAAACAGTAAGGGAAATGTTAAACAGACTCGGAAGATACTCCAGAGTAATAGTGAACCAGAATATGCTCCCATTCTCAAGTTCAGTGGAATAATTAAAGAAATCCTTCACACTTCTTGTGAATGCTTAATAACCATAGTTAATAAGAACACAACATTTATGAATTTGATTAGTGCCTAGAAAATAATTTCTGTAAAGAAACCTCTTACATTATTTTGCCATCCTCTAAATATCTATGATAAAAATCACACAAGCTCTATCTTTTCAAAAGTATACCTGCTGGCTTCTTCACAGAAAATCTTGATGTTATTATGTCCTTTCATAAACGTATATGACacaagaataacaaaaaatctAATTGTTAAAACAGAGtgacattttcttctttctacaAATACCCAATGCAGCATTCTTGAGCTGTAAAAAGAGACTCCAATGCAGCATTCATTCATTTATCAATAATGCTTCATTTGGTGCATAGGAGAAAGTTCCTGGAAATGGTTTTGAAGGCcttaattatttctttcatGTCAACCTAGTGTGTATGTACTTTTTCTACTAAAATTTCATTAGATTTTTAAGAAGgtaaaatcattatttaataTAGCCAGCCACAATCTATAAAACAGGCTACACATAACTTCCAAGATATAAATAATATGTTTGCAATGATAAAGGCCAAATTCGTCATTTCTCTTCCAAACTTCAAGATTGAGCGCATGCACACAGAAATGGTTCTCAAACATAATTATTGCCAAAAACATGATAATGTTATGCTTGACACTATCCATAAATAATGTGAAACAACGTGATCTTtccaaacaaaatagaaaaaaaagctATGAAACGAAAAATTAGCTACCATACATACcttctcaaatcatcaaataagATCCCCCCAAGACAGACATACTTTCTTTTATCAATGTTATTTTCCAACCTTATTCAAGTGCTGAACTAACTCCTCATCTTCAAATTTCTCCAGGTGTTCAACTATACTGTCAAAATCAGAAGCTTTCAATCGAATTCCTTTCTTGAGCATTAACCTTGCAAGCCTTGCAGCCTCCACCGAATGGCTTTGTTGACAAAGCCCAACTAAAAGAATAGAATAAAGATCAGAATCAATGGAAGACAAAAACTCCATTTTCTCAATTTCGTCACATAGCATAAATCCATCTAACACCCGCCCCTCCAAACAAAGCTCCCTTATCAAAATGCTACATGCCAAACTATCGGGTTTGACCCCACTGGCAAGCATCATCCTAAAGATCTTCTCAGCCTCCTCgagttttttaagtttgacAAAAGACAGTGTTAGAGAACTATAGCAATCACCATATGAAACACTGCCTCCCGCAACAACTTTATCAATCACCTTATAAACCTCTTCTACATGCCCCTCTACACAAAGACCTTTTATCAAACTACTAACTGTAACGCGATTTGGAGAACATCCGAAAGCTTTCATCCTATCCAAAAACTCCAATGCCTTCATTGCTTGACCTTTCTTACAAAAACACTGAATCACAGATGTATATGTAATAACATTCGGACTACAAGCCCCGCCTTCTTTCTCCATCTCAACCAACAACTCCAATGCCCTCTCCATATTCCCACACTGACAAGCCCCATCGAGAAGAGCAGAATACACCACAGCATTAGGCAAACACCCATGCCCCCTCATAACCTCAACCAATCCACAAGCATCCTCTAATCTACCCACATTACAAAACCCTCTAATCATTGCAACGTACGTGATCATATCAGGATAAAGATCACTCAATCCCATCTCATTCATCAACTCCTCTGCCATATCCATTTCACCCTTTCCACAAAATAACCTTATAACCACATTATACGCCGTAGTGTCAGGCTGCAAAGCAAATTCCTTCATTTTCCTCAACACCCACAAAGCCTCACTAGCAAGCTTAGCTTCCCTACACAGGTTCAAAACCACCTTAAATACCTTGGCATTTACCACAGACCCTTGAACCCTATAACCCTCAATAACATCAACAAGAAAACTCGGGTTTCCTTTAATGTCAAACAATTCACAAGCTTTGCCATACATGAATGGGCTATGCCTATGACTGGATTG from Corylus avellana chromosome ca1, CavTom2PMs-1.0 encodes the following:
- the LOC132185595 gene encoding pentatricopeptide repeat-containing protein At5g47360; translation: MALSAISKFLSFSHPLKTPKYSTLNSPTSSSAEKFYNHLRRNGAQNIEKTLATVKAKLDSKCITEVLHRCHPNQSQMGIRFFIWAGTQSSHRHSPFMYGKACELFDIKGNPSFLVDVIEGYRVQGSVVNAKVFKVVLNLCREAKLASEALWVLRKMKEFALQPDTTAYNVVIRLFCGKGEMDMAEELMNEMGLSDLYPDMITYVAMIRGFCNVGRLEDACGLVEVMRGHGCLPNAVVYSALLDGACQCGNMERALELLVEMEKEGGACSPNVITYTSVIQCFCKKGQAMKALEFLDRMKAFGCSPNRVTVSSLIKGLCVEGHVEEVYKVIDKVVAGGSVSYGDCYSSLTLSFVKLKKLEEAEKIFRMMLASGVKPDSLACSILIRELCLEGRVLDGFMLCDEIEKMEFLSSIDSDLYSILLVGLCQQSHSVEAARLARLMLKKGIRLKASDFDSIVEHLEKFEDEELVQHLNKVGK